The Malus domestica chromosome 10, GDT2T_hap1 genome contains a region encoding:
- the LOC103446405 gene encoding uncharacterized protein, with protein sequence MSSPAPSSAFFVICLLHSLIAISCGALMMFYMTEVYTFGHGTETAQKLMGSTPHDQLLIRTCDSFSGLLLFAIGFLLLMVSFVKDREFQTFFAKGCTVLHVFMALWRCYFERRVEDLAWDWLRQTVGDVLLAASWVFFLVFSWREKYD encoded by the coding sequence ATGTCATCGCCGGCGCCGTCGTCGGCCTTCTTCGTCATCTGCCTCCTCCACTCCCTAATCGCCATATCCTGCGGAGCCCTCATGATGTTCTACATGACGGAGGTCTACACCTTCGGGCACGGGACCGAGACCGCCCAGAAGCTGATGGGGTCCACCCCCCACGACCAGCTCCTGATTCGGACCTGCGACTCCTTCTCCGGCCTCCTCCTCTTCGCGATCGGCTTCCTGCTGCTCATGGTCTCCTTCGTGAAGGATCGCGAGTTCCAGACCTTCTTCGCCAAGGGGTGCACGGTGCTTCACGTTTTCATGGCTCTGTGGCGGTGCTACTTCGAGCGGCGGGTGGAGGACCTCGCCTGGGACTGGCTGAGGCAGACGGTCGGCGACGTCTTGCTGGCTGCGTCTTGGGTTTTCTTCCTTGTTTTCTCCTGGAGAGAAAAGTACGACTAA
- the LOC103446404 gene encoding linoleate 13S-lipoxygenase 3-1, chloroplastic-like, producing MSITMGMFNPNVHNISSPLDYTYSAINLFPSTKRMRFQERKTIKTEDAGAARFAVRRGVARQGDNKMVTMSMSSSSVVADEAEKPVMALELSALVTVRRPLKSNIQHMIRHWFGGNHDHSNRGVVLQLVSTETEPESTKPKLSYEAVLDWSKDLKLGSADQKSTYQVKFMVDSKFGMPGAITVSNRFEEEIYLDSVNIEGVVHIACNSWVQQADGSSKRIFFSTKAYLPSETPAGLKEPREMELEQLRGDGKGLRTPFDRIYDYDTYNDIGNPDEGVEFSRPILGGHKNPYPRRCRTGRPPTSTDEKIESSINESTAFYVPRDEEFEESKMQALELGKLKGILRHIIPTLTTISGDNKVFKWSSDEIGLFKDTSSPEPLNKVQEFLRFERPKLSCRAISSGLEDDEFGRQAIAGINPLSIERLTVFPPVSKLNPSIYGSQESALKEEHITGHLDGMSVQQALEENKLFVLDYHDIFLPFLDQINAFNDRKAYGTRTILFLTSMGTLKPIAIELSSSATNSVSPSKQVLTPPVDATTNWLWQLGKVHVCSNDACVHQLVHHWLRTHACMEPFIIAAHRQLSVMHPIYKLLSPHMRYTLKINAMARQFLINAGGIIESDFSAGRYSMEISCAAYRDWWRFDLQGLPADLIRRGMAIPDSTQVHGIRLLVEDYPYATDGLLIWSAMETLVRTYVDYYYPDASVVHCDTELQAWYNESINVGHGDLHHASWWPKLSTPDDLISILTTIIWVSSAQHAALNYGQYPYGGYVPNRPPHMRRLLPQEHDPEYVAFIRDPQKYFLSSLPGLFEATKYMAVIDILSTHSPDEVYIGGRKDLSTWSADTVITEAFYRFSMEMKCIEKEIEQRNADLNLRNRCGAGVSPYQLLMPSSEPGITGRGVPNSISI from the exons atGTCAATTACCATGGGCATGTTTAATCCCAATGTTCACAATATTTCAAGTCCACTGGATTATACTTATTCTGCCATTAATCTCTTTCCTTCAACAAAGAGAATGAGATTCCAAGAAAGGAAGACAATCAAAACGGAGGATGCTGGCGCAGCCCGATTTGCTGTTCGTCGTGGTGTTGCTCGGCAAGGGGACAATAAAATGGTAACAATGTCAATGTCCTCCTCATCTGTTGTTGCTGATGAAGCAGAAAAGCCTGTGATGGCTTTGGAGCTCTCTGCGCTGGTGACTGTAAGGAGACCTCTGAAGTCAAATATCCAACACATGATACGTCACTGGTTTGGCGGCAACCATGACCATTCCAACCGGGGTGTTGTTTTACAGCTTGTCAGTACTGAAACTGAACCAG AATCAACGAAGCCAAAACTGAGCTACGAAGCTGTACTAGATTGGTCCAAGGATCTAAAACTGGGAAGTGCTGATCAGAAAAGCACTTATCAAGTTAAATTTATGGTGGATTCAAAATTTGGGATGCCAGGAGCCATCACAGTGAGTAACAGATTTGAGGAGGAGATTTATTTGGATAGCGTCAACATAGAAGGTGTTGTGCATATTGCCTGCAACTCTTGGGTTCAACAAGCTGATGGGTCCTCAAAAAGAATCTTCTTCTCTACTAag GCTTACCTACCAAGTGAGACACCAGCAGGGCTAAAAGAGCCGAGAGAGATGGAGCTAGAGCAGCTGAGGGGTGATGGGAAAGGACTTAGAACGCCATTTGATAGAATATACGACTATGACACCTACAATGACATCGGAAATCCAGATGAGGGAGTTGAATTCTCCCGACCAATTCTTGGAGGCCACAAGAATCCGTATCCTAGACGTTGTCGAACCGGACGCCCTCCAACCAGTACAG ATGAGAAAATAGAGTCGTCGATAAACGAATCGACGGCATTTTACGTGCCGAGAGACGAAGAGTTTGAAGAGTCCAAGATGCAAGCTCTCGAGCTAGGAAAGTTGAAGGGAATTCTCCGGCATATAATTCCTACCCTTACAACCATTTCCGGCGACAACAAAGTTTTCAAGTGGTCCTCAGACGAAATTGGTTTGTTTAAAGACACGTCTTCACCAGAGCCTTTGAACAAAGTTCAAGAATTCCTCAGATTTGAACGTCCAAAATTGTCATGTC GGGCAATATCTTCCGGGTTGGAAGACGACGAATTCGGACGTCAAGCAATTGCCGGCATAAACCCTCTGAGCATCGAAAGGCTCACGGTTTTCCCACCTGTAAGCAAATTGAACCCCTCCATTTATGGTTCACAAGAATCGGCACTCAAGGAGGAACATATAACAGGCCATCTCGACGGCATGTCCGTACAACAG GCATTAGAAGAAAACAAACTGTTCGTACTAGACTATCATGACATTTTCCTTCCATTTCTGGACCAAATAAACGCTTTCAATGATCGAAAAGCTTATGGAACGCGTACAATTTTGTTCTTGACGTCAATGGGAACGTTAAAGCCTATTGCTATAGAACTCAGCTCTTCTGCAACCAACTCAGTTTCACCATCTAAGCAGGTTCTCACTCCTCCAGTTGATGCTACAACAAATTGGCTTTGGCAGCTCGGTAAAGTCCATGTATGCTCCAACGACGCCTGCGTTCATCAACTGGTTCACCACTG GTTACGCACTCACGCCTGCATGGAGCCATTCATAATAGCAGCCCACCGGCAGCTGAGTGTGATGCATCCAATTTACAAGCTTCTCAGTCCTCACATGCGGTACACCTTGAAGATAAATGCAATGGCCCGTCAGTTTCTCATCAACGCTGGAGGGATAATCGAGTCTGATTTCAGTGCCGGTAGATACAGCATGGAGATTAGTTGTGCTGCTTATCGAGATTGGTGGCGCTTTGACCTTCAGGGCCTTCCTGCAGATCTGATCAGAAG AGGAATGGCAATACCGGACTCTACCCAAGTCCACGGGATACGTCTACTGGTCGAAGATTACCCTTATGCAACGGATGGACTCCTCATATGGTCGGCAATGGAGACATTGGTTCGGACCTATGTCGATTACTACTATCCTGATGCAAGTGTGGTTCATTGTGATACAGAACTCCAGGCATGGTACAACGAGTCAATCAATGTAGGCCATGGCGATCTTCACCATGCTAGCTGGTGGCCGAAACTCTCAACTCCAGATGATCTTATCTCCATACTCACCACCATCATTTGGGTCTCATCAGCACAGCACGCAGCACTGAACTACGGGCAATATCCATATGGTGGGTATGTCCCGAACCGCCCACCACACATGCGGAGACTATTGCCGCAGGAGCATGATCCCGAGTATGTTGCTTTCATAAGAGATCCACAGAAATACTTTCTATCATCCCTGCCAGGTTTATTTGAAGCAACGAAGTACATGGCTGTAATAGATATCCTTTCAACGCACTCACCGGATGAGGTATATATCGGGGGGAGAAAAGACTTGTCAACCTGGTCAGCTGACACGGTGATCACCGAGGCATTCTACAGATTTTCAATGGAGATGAAGTGCATTGAGAAagagattgaacaaagaaatgcCGACTTAAACCTTCGGAACAGATGTGGGGCTGGAGTGTCACCATACCAGCTGCTCATGCCAAGCTCAGAACCAGGGATTACGGGCAGAGGAGTGCCGAATAGTATATCAATCTGA